CCAGTCGGCAGAGATGGGTTCAATGCCATAGAATGCCCCAGCGATGGCCCCTGCCATTGAAGCGATCGTATCGGTATCACCATCCAAAGATATGGCATAGAGGATGGTGCGCTCAAGAGCGTTGGTGTTATCGATGCCTTCTACCGGTGTCCGGCAGCGGAGGAAGGAATAAATGGCTGCTGGTACACTCTTGTGAGCTGATATTtcatttcctaaagaaaaaaagatgaccACAGAAATATTATCTTCATTGAGTAATAATACATAGCGATGTCTCAATGTTTTATAACTAGTTATATCATAATTTACTAAATATTGGATACTagaaatataatttgatatctCTGGTGTATTTGCGATACAGAATTCTGGTGTATATTTTTGTCTATTCATGTATTAAAATCTATTGTTTAACCTCATTTCACCACTCTTGACACTTGTTCTAAAAATTATTAACTAAAATTCTCACCATTAATTATcggaaataaattgaaagttTAACAATAAGTTAACTTCTACAACAAATAAATTTGAACAGAATAGAGAAAACAATCAAACAGATCTAAAACACTGTATTTTGTTCAATCGGAAGTAAAAAAGAATGTTTTGGTACTTTAATGATAATTTCTTCCTAAATTATAAGTGTTcagtgatgtacatgtacatgacattgACAACATAAAACTGATGGAGTCGAGGATGTCACACACTTACTGTTCTTCCATGttatatgaataatgaaataccTCATCCTACATTGTAAACACATGATTTTATTCATCCTTAACCATACGGTATCTCACTGTTGAAATTTATCATGAATCGATCAAGAGCCTCTTTATCATATAAtctacaaaaattgaaatatttgacatttcacataaaaaagggaagagTGCGATCATTGATTCTCACATCTGAATACTACCCCAATGGtgcattcaaatatattttataaaactaAGCAAAATGTAGAATATCAATATCTATATTTGACATCCaatttggtgatttttttacatcTGTTTggattcattcaaatcaacttgctGTTGTGGTGTTTCTTAGTCTTTATGTCACTGTTAACAAAGAACTGTTGATTACCTAATTCAGCTGCTACTTTCTTGATATTAGCATCTTCCTCTAAGAGGGGCTTCAATAACCTTAATCTTCTACAGTACTCTATGCCCTGGCTTCCTGCGGTTGTAGAGTTATCACTTGTCCTGAAGAAGATAAAGACAAAATAAGTAATAAACAGTTGCAAATTATTTCAAGGCACATAGACCATGTTAATAGCTGTTTTTGTGCCCCttttgaatttttcatatttgtgctgTAATATAGACACATGCCCTATGGAAAAGTGTCCTTGCCTGAAAAATGCTGACATATAGGCCAGTATTCTCAAGAGGTTTTTGAGGGGGCTGGATATGgtgtatcgggcagaatttattcacaaaaaaagttgcgagcgaagcaagtaagcaaatttttttacatttttattacagaaatcaaattttatgacAGACTTTGACAtagtattcagaaaaatatatcatttgtcacccttctctctttcttttctttccttgttttttttttgtctgtacgccactgtgaacaggattctttttttaatgattgtgcGCGAAGATCTATGCGGcggtagcgtgaagagtaaaaaacaagtggaacgcctctggcagtctcgcctgcattacgcgatttaatatagcagcagtgctaactttgaaaactactataaaataatcattcacaaaaacaccattcatataatgacataataccacgttcattgaccataaatgacatttgaacggtgacttaagacttgtcaactacacccatgtccacatttcattcactctatccataaactttcaaaattatgatggcaattcaacaattaccccaacatggcctaaatttattgaccttaactgacctttgttttgtgacctgaaactcacaggggatgttcagtgatacttgattactcttgtatcccaagtttaatgaactagatccataaactttcatagttaggatggtaattcaacaaatacccccaacatggccaaagtttattgacctttaatgacctttgaccatggtcatgtgacctgaaactcgtacaggatgttcagtgatacttgattactattatgtctaagtttcatgaactagatccataaattttcaaagttatgatggtaattcaacaaatacccccaacttggccaaagttcattgaccctaaatgacctttgaccttggtcatgtgacctgaaactcaggcaggatgttcagtaatacttgattaaccttatgtccaagtttcatgaactaggtccatatactttctaagttatgatgtcatttcaaaaacttaaccttcggttaagattttgaaaataattctcccaacatggtctaagttcattgaccctaaatgacctttgaccttggtcatgtgacctgaaactcaggcaggatgttcagtaatacttgattaaccttatgtccaattttcatgaactaggtccatatactttctaagttatgatgtcatttcaaaaacttaaccttaggttaagatttgatgttgacgccgccgccgccatcgtcggaaaagcggcgcctatagagGTGcacagtatggcgcatgtgccaAAAAGCTGCATAATAAAAGTCCCGagcaagcgagaaaaaaataaacctttCACGAGTATCTCACTTTGAgacattttttacattatattcagtaaataggCCTTAACATCATCTTGCACtcttcctttgcttttctttcctccttttctttttttgttcttggtagTAGAACTTTTGGAGGCCATGGCCAAACCGCCAGTGCTATGCGAGTGgttccagggcagagcccccccccccccctggaaccTCTTGAtgtcaaagccattttaaaccttacagattgccgctatttctTTTCTATGGTGACGGTGATGATTTATCATGAAAACCTGTTTGCAGGATTCCTGCAGGAAAGATGCTGCAGGAATCCTGCAAGGAGAGACGCAGCCATGACTTTTGACAAGGCGCCTATAACGAAGGTTTTACACCTCTGCTGATGACTCACCGTGACACCTTAGCAGCAGGTGAATCTGGGGCATCTTGTTTCTCCATCACCTCTAGAAGTCTGTCGATGAAAGCATCCGTGTCAAAGGTTGTGGGGTCAGAGTGCAAAGCTAGGTGGATTGCACAGCACTGAAGGATGGCTCCAGAATAACCAAGGTAGTTGCTATGAGTCAAAAGAGCAGTCTGTTTAGCAACCTACAAGATGAGGATGAGGTGGTGAATTAGAAATGGTAGCAATGTCTGGAGATATCACCAGAATTGATCAAGAATTTGCTATGGGTCAAAAGAGCACTCTGCTTAGCAACCTGCAATACAAAGATATTTAGGGGTAATTGTTTGAGTGCCTCTTTAGTTTGCTTTTGTTCTTCATACTGACAATATTAGAATTTATCTTTCAATCATTGCTTCATTTTAAAGTTCATacattagaaataaataaattttgataaataataaattaagtATTTGCCAATTTCTATCTTTGGAaaggaaaattcaaaaatttgcaagtgaaaacaatgattttaaGGATACTATcatgttgccaatttaaggatTTAAGAATCATTTCTTGAAGCAGTTTAGAAGTACCTCAATCATTTTTTCAAAGTTGACTTCGGGGCAGAGTGCGACAGGGGCCACCCTCATGGCTCCACCGTTGCCATAGGAACCTGATCCATTGAACTGCATCCTTGCTGGTTCAAAGGGATCATCTAGGTCTTTATTGAATGCCTTTAAGACTGAGATTACGTTGCCTCCATAACCTCTTTGAGGCTCCTTAGTGTACTCTGTCCCAAACCTTAAaataaagagggggaagaaagaaataaaatagaaataataataatattcagatcTTGTATTTAGCAGATATAGACTAGACCCATTCTGGAAAAAGAGGCCTATATAAACtttaagaagcattttggggtaaaagttggaaaccggactatttcacacaattcaaatatactgaatctgataagatcggttcccaagctaaattctcatgttttgaccacctaatttgcataaacaaaatggctgccaaattgacaattcagaatattattttgacaatgttctttaattatattcgctttcacagacatgaatgctgcaaaatcctgcatacatacgtgtacctttctggaaaacttgttatttttgtttgcggctaattaattatgcaaatttatgcatattttggatcattatgctataatttgaaaatttcagctcaaatgtttatatttttggtacaaatagcatttacatcattataaataattgtacggcccttagaatataatatcacagtgaataataatgtattttattgtttttttttaaatttcttatgtatttctttgtattttgtaacttttgttttgtacatgttttgttatgggatctgtaaaattattgattatcaatggcagaaaataattaGCTTCAATGATTTAGTTAtgtaatcacttttttatttgcaTATATCCATGGGCATAAACAGATGCACCCACATCTGCATACAAAGGTAAACTCCTGCACGGAGGGCCTTCCCATTTAAAAACACACTTGTGGAGATCCAACGAATTTCATGAACCTATCTGTATTCAAGCGAATGTCATtattaattgcttatatttttattataaaatggtatcttgaattatgatatcaatcaattcattcatatttacaattttagatgatgaaTTATTACATTTGAATCATAACAGTACTGTAACTCTCAACCTAATAGTCAATCAGTTGCATTTAATATCCTTTGGAGTAGTTATGTTCCCGACCAACAGAATctgatcacacatacatgtatatacatttagtgtgtttttcttcagcaaaatgaagtgaaaaccGTCTGCTGAAAATGAGATGTCCTGTGTTTTTCTCTATTACGCTCCTCAAATTGTcccaatattgaacaaaaattctCAGAACTGAACCCACATATAATCCATCTAATTTCTCATTTTGCCTATCAATTAGACTGTTTTCCGTGTTTTAAAAGCCAGACTGTGATGTTCTAAAGTTCCACAACGAATAAGTCACTGCATATccttttaataacaatttttttatcattggacTTCATTAACGGATAACATGTGCATctccataatatatattttccaatgca
The genomic region above belongs to Lytechinus pictus isolate F3 Inbred chromosome 12, Lp3.0, whole genome shotgun sequence and contains:
- the LOC129273372 gene encoding ADP-ribosylhydrolase ARH3-like; translation: MAVTPTLRSRFQGCLVAAVSGDCLGAPYEVHGVPQLDTFGSLTAFFQRIGTDIKEKDYLRYTDDTAMCHCIAESLIDNRGNFNSKDLAKKFGTEYTKEPQRGYGGNVISVLKAFNKDLDDPFEPARMQFNGSGSYGNGGAMRVAPVALCPEVNFEKMIEVAKQTALLTHSNYLGYSGAILQCCAIHLALHSDPTTFDTDAFIDRLLEVMEKQDAPDSPAAKVSRTSDNSTTAGSQGIEYCRRLRLLKPLLEEDANIKKVAAELGNEISAHKSVPAAIYSFLRCRTPVEGIDNTNALERTILYAISLDGDTDTIASMAGAIAGAFYGIEPISADWMNVCEGTDVAILQADAIYDIHFGKNEKT